A genome region from Eremothecium cymbalariae DBVPG#7215 chromosome 4, complete sequence includes the following:
- a CDS encoding uncharacterized protein (no homolog in Ashbya gossypii), whose amino-acid sequence MLFLQTTLLFMNFIALLVLGEKDHSSNLNEIPEETAGNNEITPTRITTMTAVISPLASENNEGLAELQKLFSLTGKSEVAQEEYSSLLKGVDRHALNSFMEALPWYSERILPQLQKSNSTEDSPAVAVADAVETQPETEPETEPETSPEPSPEPSPETTEKEAAPQSQPVSYEYSKTSIIVSIFCVVSVVILTALL is encoded by the coding sequence ATGTTATTTCTCCAAACTACTCTCCTGTTTATGAACTTTATAGCACTTCTAGTGCTAGGGGAAAAAGATCATTCGAGCAATCTCAATGAAATCCCTGAGGAAACAGCTGGTAATAATGAAATTACTCCCACGCGTATCACTACGATGACTGCAGTGATCTCCCCATTGGCCTCAGAAAACAACGAAGGACTAGCGGAGTTACAAAAACTATTCTCTCTGACTGGCAAGTCAGAAGTTGctcaagaagaatattcaaGTTTGCTCAAAGGTGTAGATCGCCATGCTCTGAATTCCTTTATGGAAGCTTTGCCATGGTACTCTGAAAGAATACTTCCGCAATTGCAAAAATCCAACTCTACTGAAGACTCTCCAGCAGTCGCCGTTGCGGACGCCGTAGAAACTCAGCCGGAAACCGAGCCTGAAACCGAGCCGGAAACCAGTCCAGAACCCAGTCCAGAACCCAGTCCAGAGACCACTGAAAAAGAAGCTGCTCCTCAGTCCCAACCAGTCTCATATGAATATTCGAAAACTTCAATAATTGTCTCAATTTTCTGTGTTGTTTCCGTGGTTATTCTCACAGCATTGTTGTAA
- the HAS1 gene encoding ATP-dependent RNA helicase HAS1 (similar to Ashbya gossypii AGR333C), giving the protein MATPDSRVEVEVDSKKRPSSDDEIADNMGSETKAVEKFDELGLSKQTLKAIEKMGFTTMTQVQAKTIPPLMAGRDVLGAAKTGSGKTLAFLIPAIEMLHSLKFKPRNGTGVIVITPTRELALQIFGVARELMEFHSQTFGIVIGGANRRQEAEKLSKGVNLIIATPGRLLDHLQNTKGFIFKNLKALIIDEADRILEIGFEDEMKQIIKILPNEDRQSMLFSATQTTKVEDLARISLRPGPLFINVDSEKETSTVDGLEQGYVVCESDKRFLLLFTFLKKFQTKKIIVFLSSCNSVRYYAELLNYIDLPVLELHGKQKQQKRTNTFFEFCNAQRGILVCTDVAARGLDIPAVDWIIQFDPPDDPRDYIHRVGRTARGTKGKGKSLMFLTPNELGFLRYLKAAKVPLNEYEFPANKIANVQSQLEKLLKTNYELNRIAKDGYRSYLQAYASHSLKTVYQIDKLDLVKVAKSYGFSVPPKVNITIGASGKTPTNKKRKVSNH; this is encoded by the coding sequence ATGGCTACTCCGGACTCCAGGGTTGAGGTTGAAGTTGATTCTAAAAAGCGTCCAAgttctgatgatgaaattgcGGACAATATGGGCTCAGAAACCAAGGCGgttgaaaagtttgatgAACTTGGTCTATCCAAACAGACTTTGAAGGCTATTGAGAAGATGGGATTTACGACTATGACACAAGTCCAAGCCAAGACTATTCCACCATTAATGGCAGGTAGGGACGTGCTTGGTGCGGCAAAAACAGGATCGGGTAAGACGCTAGCGTTCCTAATTCCTGCTATTGAAATGTTGCACTCTTTGAAATTCAAGCCAAGGAATGGGACTGGTGTCATTGTGATTACACCAACGAGGGAACTGGCtctacaaatatttggCGTAGCACGAGAGCTAATGGAATTTCACTCCCAAACATTTGGTATCGTAATTGGTGGTGCCAACCGTAGACAGGAAGCTGAAAAGCTTTCGAAGGGTGTGAACTTGATTATTGCTACACCAGGACGTCTTTTAGACCATCTTCAGAACACCAAAGGATTTATATTCAAGAACTTGAAAGCACTAATTATCGATGAAGCGGACCGTATTCTAGAGATTGGTTTTGAGGATGAAATGAAACAAATTATTAAGATTCTTCCAAACGAGGATAGGCAATCCATGTTATTCTCTGCCACACAAACGACCAAAGTTGAAGACTTGGCTCGTATTTCTCTGAGACCAGGACCTTTGTTTATTAATGTGGATTCGGAGAAAGAAACATCCACAGTAGATGGATTAGAGCAGGGCTATGTGGTATGTGAGAGTGATAAACGTTTCTTGTTGCTGTTCacttttttgaagaagttcCAAACCAAGAAAATTATTGTATTTCTATCATCCTGTAACTCAGTGAGATATTATGCTGAGCTTTTGAACTACATTGACCTGCCCGTTTTGGAACTACACggtaaacaaaaacaacaaaaaagaacTAATAcattctttgaattctgtAATGCTCAACGTGGAATCCTGGTCTGTACGGATGTTGCCGCAAGAGGATTAGACATCCCAGCGGTTGATTGGATCATTCAATTTGACCCCCCAGATGACCCAAGGGATTATATTCACAGGGTTGGTAGAACCGCAAGAGGCACGAAGGGTAAAGGGAAATCTCTTATGTTCTTGACACCCAATGAACTCGGTTTCTTACGCTATTTAAAAGCTGCAAAAGTTCCATTAAATGAATACGAATTTCCAGCTAACAAAATTGCTAATGTACAGTCCCAATTGGAAAAGCTGTTAAAGACCAATTATGAATTAAACAGGATTGCGAAGGATGGTTACAGATCCTACCTACAAGCTTATGCTTCCcattctttgaaaactgTCTATCAAATAGATAAGCTGGATCTAGTGAAGGTTGCTAAATCTTATGGGTTCTCAGTTCCACCAAAGGTGAACATTACAATTGGCGCTAGCGGTAAAACACCTACTAACAAAAAGAGGAAGGTTTCCAACCATTAA
- the MES1 gene encoding methionine--tRNA ligase MES1 (similar to Ashbya gossypii AGR332C), whose protein sequence is MPFEISFDKNKTQLSGLQLATNIKLALALQLGDISASKIAVNDEAVGPQLFGPPLFRLFDSNAILRYVMDDFEGLDSEEGLFALSSVEAVLHHKSIQKEHVESIASKSLDSYLLSLQEPLSATKLITFANTYALCSEAVIEKFPVFPDYLSRALEVAQQQTPRSSAQFKNTGSTNIQEGHEVKEQPKEILPKEGERNILITSALPYVNNVPHLGNIVGSVLSADIFARYAKARNYNTLFICGTDEYGTATETKALEEGISPRELCDKFHSIHSEVYKWFQIGFDYFGRTTTDLQTEIAQGIFTDLYNNGFLEEHSMKQLYCPEHKGYLADRYVEGSCPKCEYEDARGDQCDKCGSLLDPFELINPRCKLDNATPEPRNSDHVFLSLDKLEQDIVDWVAKASEEGAWSKNSKNITTSWLKEGLRPRCITRDLVWGTPVPLEKFKEKVLYVWFDAPIGYISITANYTKRWEQWWKNPENVSLYQFMGKDNVPFHTVIFPGSQLGTGDNWTMLHHLNTTEYLQYEGGKFSKSRGIGVFGNNAQDTGISPSVWRYYLASVRPETSDSQFSWSDFVARNNNELLANLGNFVNRLIKFVNAKYNGVVPTYDVKYLPNFEKLSGDINNILSSYIEEMEQAHQKRGLEIAMSLSARGNQFLQENRLDNTLFSKFPTKSDAVIGVGLNIIYALASIISPFMPETADSIYRMLNAPPLAIEETFHLLIGGGHTIKQAEYLFQRVEEAMIAKWRNKYNGKQDV, encoded by the coding sequence ATGCCTTTTGAGATATCTTTTGACAAAAATAAGACGCAGCTCTCTGGTTTGCAACTAGCGACCAACATTAAATTAGCTTTAGCTTTACAATTAGGCGATATAAGTGCTTCCAAAATTGCCGTTAATGATGAAGCTGTGGGTCCGCAATTATTTGGTCCTCCTTTGTTCCGACTTTTTGACTCGAATGCGATCTTGCGATATGTTATGGACGACTTTGAAGGTTTAGATTCAGAAGAAGGTCTTTTTGCGCTGTCATCCGTTGAGGCAGTGCTTCATCATAAGTCTATCCAgaaggagcatgttgaatCGATTGCATCAAAATCGCTAGACAGTTATTTACTTTCACTTCAAGAACCATTATCTGCAACCAAGTTAATTACTTTTGCGAACACATATGCTCTATGCTCTGAAGCTGTTATTGAGAAGTTTCCAGTATTTCCAGATTACCTCTCTAGGGCCTTGGAGGTTGCGCAGCAACAAACCCCACGATCATCTGCCCAATTCAAGAATACTGGTTCCACGAATATCCAAGAGGGTCACGAAGTAAAGGAGCAGCCTAAAGAGATTCTGCCTAAAGAGGGGGAGCGGAACATATTGATTACTTCTGCCTTGCCTTATGTTAATAATGTCCCTCATTTGGGGAATATTGTGGGAAGTGTCTTATCAGCAGATATCTTTGCCCGTTATGCAAAGGCCAGAAATTACAATACTCTATTTATATGCGGTACTGATGAATATGGGACTGCAACAGAGACGAAAGCCTTGGAAGAGGGTATTTCTCCTCGTGAATTGTGCGACAAGTTTCATTCGATCCACTCTGAAGTGTACAAATGGTTCCAAATTGGGTTTGATTATTTCGGCCGAACTACGACAGACCTTCAGACCGAGATCGCCCAGGGTATCTTTACTGACTTATACAATAACGGTTTCTTGGAAGAACATTCTATGAAACAGTTGTACTGTCCAGAGCATAAGGGATATTTAGCCGATAGATACGTTGAGGGAAGTTGTCCGAAGTGTGAGTATGAGGATGCACGTGGTGATCAGTGTGATAAATGTGGTAGTTTATTAGATCCTTTTGAACTTATTAATCCTCGTTGTAAATTGGACAACGCCACTCCAGAACCACGTAATTCTGACCATGTATTTTTGTCCCTAGATAAGTTGGAGCAAGATATTGTCGATTGGGTAGCAAAGGCTTCAGAGGAAGGTGCCTGGTCTAAAAATTCTAAGAACATTACCACATCCTGGCTAAAAGAAGGCTTAAGACCACGCTGTATCACTAGGGATTTAGTTTGGGGTACTCCTGTTCCTTTAGAAAAGTTCAAAGAGAAGGTTTTATACGTTTGGTTCGATGCCCCAATAGGTTATATTTCAATCACGGCTAATTACACCAAACGCTGGGAGCAATGGTGGAAAAATCCAGAAAATGTTTCCCTCTATCAGTTTATGGGTAAGGATAATGTTCCATTTCACACGGTTATTTTCCCAGGTTCTCAATTGGGTACTGGTGACAATTGGACTATGTTACATCATTTGAATACCACTgaatatttacaatatGAGGGTGGTAAGTTCTCTAAGAGCAGGGGTATCGGTGTTTTTGGGAACAATGCTCAAGACACAGGTATTTCTCCTAGTGTTTGGCGATACTACTTAGCGTCAGTTAGGCCAGAAACAAGTGACTCTCAATTCTCTTGGAGTGATTTCGTTGCAAGAAACAACAATGAGTTATTAGCCAACTTGGGAAACTTTGTTAACAGATTGATTAAATTTGTTAACGCCAAGTACAATGGCGTGGTCCCAACATATGATGTTAAATATTTGCCaaactttgaaaagttaAGTGGTGACATCAATAAcattttatcatcataCATTGAAGAGATGGAACAAGCACATCAAAAACGTGGTTTGGAGATCGCCATGTCATTGTCTGCTCGTGGTAATCAATTTTTACAAGAGAACAGGTTGGATAATACCttattttccaagttcCCAACCAAATCTGATGCTGTTATAGGTGTCGGTTTGAACATCATTTATGCTTTGGCCTCCATTATAAGCCCCTTCATGCCAGAGACTGCTGATAGCATTTATAGAATGTTAAATGCTCCTCCTTTGgcaattgaagaaacattcCATTTACTCATTGGAGGCGGTCATACCATTAAGCAGGCCGAATATCTTTTCCAACGTGTTGAAGAAGCTATGATTGCAAAGTGGAGGAACAAGTACAATGGTAAGCAGGATGTTTGA
- the BUD32 gene encoding serine/threonine protein kinase BUD32 (similar to Ashbya gossypii AGR331C) encodes MSREIIAQVEKILNSSIQLTPLSQGAEAVVFTTSVHPYSQSHQQDAKYVLKYRPPKTYRHPIIDKSLTKHRTLSEARLLGKLYLIEGLNVPKMIACDVYNGCIWLEFLGEMLPNDYGFSNLKNFLWMNSKDPYNKAIEDILRKVGDQIGLLHWNDFCHGDLTSSNIVLVNDKATDQWRPYLIDFGLSSTSNLVEDKGVDLYVLRRAIDSTHSAYSERYFQWIIEGFSAVYTANGTQGEAKLKDLLKRFEDVTQRGRKRSMIG; translated from the coding sequence ATGTCAAGAGAAATTATTGCTCAAGTTGAAAAGATTCTGAATAGTAGTATCCAGTTGACCCCTCTGTCTCAAGGGGCTGAAGCTGTTGTTTTTACCACTTCTGTTCACCCATATTCAcaatctcatcaacaagatgcaaaatatgttttaaaGTATCGACCACCAAAGACTTACAGGCATCCTATTATCGATAAATCGCTGACCAAACACCGTACTTTAAGCGAAGCTAGGCTATTGGGAAAATTATATCTTATTGAGGGTTTAAATGTTCCAAAGATGATTGCTTGTGATGTGTACAATGGTTGTATTTGGCTAGAATTTTTAGGAGAAATGTTGCCAAATGACTATGGATTCAgcaatttgaaaaactttttaTGGATGAATTCCAAGGATCCTTATAATAAAGCTATTGAAGATATTCTTCGGAAAGTTGGAGATCAAATAGGTCTCCTTCACTGGAACGACTTCTGTCATGGGGACCTAACGAGCTCAAATATAGTTCTAGTAAATGACAAGGCTACGGATCAATGGCGCCCATACCTAATTGATTTCGGATTGAGCTCTACTTCTAATCTAGTTGAAGATAAAGGTGTTGACTTATATGTTCTCCGAAGAGCTATTGACAGTACCCACTCTGCATACTCagaaagatattttcaatGGATTATAGAAGGCTTCAGTGCTGTGTACACAGCTAATGGGACGCAAGGCGAAGCCAAATTGAAAGATCTACTTAAGAGGTTCGAAGATGTTACGCAACGAGGTAGGAAGAGAAGCATGATAGGCTAG
- the ABZ2 gene encoding aminodeoxychorismate lyase ABZ2 (similar to Ashbya gossypii AGR330W), which yields MSAHNTSVAEVVEYVKKNIIDPNFENVEEFEILSTIRYDPNLTHVLPVTTQLDFDIRFDFLKNDSSSVVSAVSGNVLFNEDFLNDGNDNAVHDPLSELLFLLEQPLKAGYTSLVPSSSKMDLKSTYEERFFLLKEHHQRLNLTMSYFDWDFEIPFSLLLDKLIEALPLACAESDEENISLSRRMELLLSMNQSYKMRVLISRGGNMKIEAYPLQTETAEPNDKQQYFINTLLSGFLTNGPVWDVYIDTQTIVISPFTTFKTTKRQHYNESRTRMTEMASRIGNPNNKTEILVYNEAFQLLEGSITSVAVKNYINEKEYRYVAPFLASGCLCGVMRHFLIQKGLVQEEAIDIRDISVGDEVLIFNSVMGCVKGIIKNNPTRK from the coding sequence ATGTCGGCACATAATACCTCGGTAGCTGAGGTTGTGGAATATGTTAAGAAAAACATTATTGatccaaattttgaaaatgtgGAAGAATTTGAGATTTTATCGACTATTCGATATGACCCTAACTTGACGCATGTTCTCCCAGTGACAACCCAGCTGGATTTTGACATCAGATTTGactttttgaagaatgatAGTTCGTCAGTGGTTTCAGCAGTTTCAGGTAACGTTTTGTTCAACGAAGATTTTCTAAATGATGGTAATGATAATGCTGTTCATGATCCGTTGAGTGAATTGTTATTCCTGTTAGAACAGCCACTAAAGGCAGGTTATACATCTTTAGTTCCGAGCAGTAGTAAGATGGATTTAAAATCTACCTATGAAGAGAGATTTTTTCTGTTAAAGGAGCATCACCAGAGATTAAATCTTACAATGTCATATTTTGATTGGGATTTTGAAATTCCCTTCAGCTTGCTACTGGATAAGTTAATCGAGGCATTACCGCTTGCATGTGCAGAAAGCGATGAAGAGAATATTAGTTTGAGCAGGAGAATGGAGTTACTTTTAAGTATGAATCAAAGTTATAAAATGCGTGTTTTAATTTCCAGGGGTGGAAATATGAAGATTGAAGCTTACCCCTTGCAAACGGAGACAGCTGAACCAAATGATAAGCAGCAGTATTTCATCAACACCCTTCTATCTGGGTTTCTAACTAATGGGCCTGTTTGGGACGTTTATATTGATACTCAGACAATTGTGATTTCTCCCTTCACAACATTTAAGACAACGAAGAGACAACATTATAATGAGAGTCGTACTCGTATGACTGAAATGGCTTCTAGAATAGGTAatccaaataataaaaccGAAATTTTAGTTTATAATGAGGCATTTCAACTTTTGGAAGGCAGTATTACCAGTGTAGCTGTCAAAAACTATATCAATGAGAAGGAATATCGTTATGTGGCCCCGTTTTTGGCATCTGGATGTTTATGTGGAGTAATGAGACACTTTTTAATACAGAAAGGTTTGGtccaagaagaagcaaTTGACATCCGTGATATATCAGTGGGTGATGAGGTATTAATATTCAACAGTGTTATGGGGTGTGTCAAAGgtattattaaaaacaaccCAACACGTAAATGA